In the genome of Ancalomicrobiaceae bacterium S20, one region contains:
- a CDS encoding phosphoglycerate kinase, with translation MYVFASAKKPSKPVGFPPEEISEDLLVHYWRKHPDLHGWMEQLWRAKGGEGLFNCEPVVLTAEDLDHLEESIRSRRLPHTSGFFFGETDGSERSGDLAFVEKARWFLGQGLTVFYTSWW, from the coding sequence ATGTACGTCTTCGCCAGCGCGAAGAAGCCCAGCAAGCCGGTAGGCTTCCCTCCCGAAGAAATTTCCGAGGACCTGCTCGTCCACTACTGGCGGAAGCACCCGGACCTTCACGGCTGGATGGAGCAGCTCTGGCGGGCCAAGGGCGGGGAGGGCCTGTTCAACTGCGAGCCTGTCGTCCTGACGGCGGAGGACCTCGACCATCTGGAGGAGTCCATCCGGTCGCGGCGGCTGCCTCACACCTCCGGCTTCTTCTTCGGGGAAACCGACGGGTCGGAGCGCTCGGGCGACCTGGCCTTCGTCGAGAAGGCCAGGTGGTTCCTCGGTCAGGGACTGACCGTCTTCTACACATCGTGGTGGTAG
- a CDS encoding GNAT family N-acetyltransferase encodes MGAFECAAAPLNTFLQKHALQSQAANAAQTYVAAVGDAVAGYYSLTVGQVVYEDAPERLAKGLARHPVPVMILARLAVDRTWTGRGLGAALLKDALLRTAAAADIAGIRAVVVHAKDEPARAFYAHFGFEGFPDEPLHLYLLMKTVKALAAS; translated from the coding sequence GTGGGCGCGTTCGAATGCGCGGCGGCGCCCCTCAACACCTTCCTGCAGAAGCACGCGCTCCAGAGCCAGGCCGCGAATGCGGCCCAGACCTACGTTGCCGCTGTCGGCGACGCCGTCGCCGGCTACTACTCGCTGACGGTCGGCCAGGTCGTCTACGAGGACGCCCCGGAGCGCCTTGCGAAGGGCCTCGCGCGGCACCCGGTGCCCGTGATGATCCTGGCGCGGCTCGCGGTCGACCGGACCTGGACCGGGCGCGGCCTCGGCGCCGCGCTCTTGAAGGACGCCCTGCTCCGGACGGCGGCCGCCGCCGACATCGCCGGTATCCGCGCGGTCGTGGTTCACGCGAAGGACGAACCGGCCAGGGCGTTCTACGCCCACTTCGGCTTCGAGGGGTTCCCGGACGAGCCGCTGCACCTCTACCTTCTCATGAAGACCGTGAAGGCGCTGGCCGCCTCGTAG
- a CDS encoding DUF1778 domain-containing protein, which yields MRTRSTRTEKLDLRVSPRHKDLLRAAAEASRKSVSDFVLESALTKADEVLADQRVIALSPDAWAAFQAALDAPTKVPARLSRLFSEPGLLG from the coding sequence ATGCGTACCCGCTCGACCCGCACCGAAAAGCTCGACCTCAGGGTCTCGCCGCGCCATAAGGACCTGCTCCGCGCGGCCGCCGAGGCCTCGCGCAAGAGCGTGAGCGACTTCGTGTTGGAGAGCGCCCTCACGAAGGCGGACGAGGTTCTCGCGGACCAGCGGGTCATCGCGCTGTCGCCCGACGCCTGGGCGGCCTTCCAGGCCGCACTGGACGCGCCGACGAAGGTCCCCGCCCGGCTGTCCCGTCTGTTTTCCGAGCCGGGTCTCCTGGGTTGA
- a CDS encoding DNA methyltransferase: MGRLPSASVDLVLTDPPYLVRYRDRAGRTIRNDASGDWLRPAFAEMYRLLKPDTFCVSFYGWNAVDLFGAAWREAGFRMVGHLVFQKPYASSARFLAHHHEQAFLLAKGRPAVPAAPIADVQPWTYTGNRLHPTQKPVRILKPLVRAFSPANGLVLDPFCGSGSSLVAAVAEGRAFLGIELDPDHYRTARDRLGCG; encoded by the coding sequence ATGGGCCGGCTCCCGTCCGCCAGCGTGGACCTGGTCCTGACGGACCCGCCCTATCTGGTCCGCTATCGGGACCGCGCAGGCCGCACGATCCGGAACGACGCGTCCGGCGACTGGCTCCGGCCGGCGTTCGCCGAGATGTACCGGCTCCTGAAGCCTGACACCTTCTGCGTGAGCTTCTACGGCTGGAACGCGGTGGACCTGTTCGGTGCCGCCTGGCGCGAGGCCGGGTTCCGGATGGTCGGACATCTGGTGTTCCAGAAGCCCTACGCCTCCAGCGCGCGCTTCCTGGCGCACCATCACGAGCAGGCGTTCCTGCTGGCGAAGGGCCGGCCGGCTGTGCCTGCGGCGCCGATCGCCGACGTGCAGCCGTGGACCTACACCGGCAACCGCCTGCACCCGACGCAGAAGCCGGTCCGTATCCTGAAGCCGCTGGTGCGGGCGTTCAGTCCGGCGAACGGCCTAGTGCTGGACCCGTTCTGCGGCTCGGGCTCCAGCCTGGTGGCAGCGGTTGCCGAGGGACGCGCGTTCCTCGGGATCGAGCTGGACCCCGACCACTACCGGACCGCGCGCGACCGGCTCGGCTGCGGGTAA